One window of the Streptomyces sp. NBC_00259 genome contains the following:
- a CDS encoding DUF3626 domain-containing protein, with protein MSSAASQTSQDRALGHVAELASGFPMDPSLRVTLNFHPDRLLHSKPILDAMAADGVYRSQFVTGTSNGGLTAYPGGDRWHWESRIFNGAYDEAPPHERPVYGALNYRQKPTGGAPRFGSAHFRLTADTLPRTTFCYPDSSADPTDFGVAARMGLIELALADRQDDLDDHIEAQVHGPVRPDCHVEALVLDPCYRSTAVETAALRLGCSVEWHAGFRLSVEELRRHPGYRGQEYVDLGMQIAVDSVLDPRTVGDAARADRYDPQAVKKVWHYLARFGATRTSDDRPLSPAPAEGAVLDGFR; from the coding sequence ATGAGCTCCGCAGCCTCGCAGACATCGCAGGACCGAGCCCTTGGTCATGTCGCGGAACTGGCGTCGGGCTTTCCGATGGACCCATCACTGCGGGTGACCCTCAACTTCCACCCGGACCGTCTGCTGCACAGCAAGCCGATACTGGACGCAATGGCCGCTGACGGCGTCTACCGCTCGCAGTTCGTCACCGGGACCAGCAACGGTGGACTGACCGCGTATCCCGGCGGCGACCGATGGCACTGGGAGAGCCGGATCTTCAACGGAGCGTACGACGAAGCACCTCCGCATGAGCGCCCCGTCTACGGAGCGTTGAACTACCGTCAGAAGCCGACAGGCGGGGCACCGCGGTTCGGCTCCGCCCACTTCCGGCTGACGGCCGACACGCTGCCGCGCACCACATTCTGCTATCCGGACAGCTCCGCTGACCCTACGGACTTCGGTGTCGCGGCCCGCATGGGGCTCATCGAGCTGGCCCTCGCCGATCGCCAGGACGACCTCGACGACCACATCGAGGCGCAGGTGCACGGGCCGGTCCGGCCGGACTGCCATGTGGAGGCGCTGGTCCTGGACCCCTGCTACCGAAGCACCGCCGTCGAGACCGCGGCCCTGCGCCTTGGCTGCTCCGTGGAGTGGCATGCCGGGTTCCGTCTCAGCGTCGAGGAACTCCGCCGTCACCCCGGCTACCGCGGCCAGGAATACGTCGACTTGGGCATGCAGATCGCGGTCGACAGCGTACTCGACCCCCGCACCGTCGGAGATGCTGCACGTGCCGACCGCTATGACCCCCAGGCGGTCAAGAAAGTGTGGCACTACCTGGCGCGTTTTGGGGCGACCCGGACGTCCGATGACAGACCGTTGAGTCCGGCACCGGCGGAGGGGGCTGTACTCGACGGCTTTCGTTGA